From a single Hymenobacter sp. YIM 151500-1 genomic region:
- a CDS encoding amidohydrolase family protein has translation MLIIDCHCHAGRGDGLTGPWDTDAPLTDYLQWADEAGIQRTVLFAAFHSDYAAANRHVARLVQQQPERFYGFAFVHAQRDRGRVLELVGTAVQQYGFVGIKCHRYDARLSREICDVARAFRLPVLYDVVGEISAVELLGEQYPDVNFIIPHLGSFSDDWRAQTGLIDQLVRFPNIYTDTSGVRRFDILRRALDRAGPSKFLFGSDGPWLHPGVELSKIAALHLPPADARQVLSGNLLRLIGQVRQQLAHKPRVSVAAELATEWRDPWLIGK, from the coding sequence ATGCTCATCATCGACTGCCACTGCCACGCCGGCCGGGGCGACGGCCTCACCGGCCCCTGGGACACCGACGCGCCCCTCACCGACTACCTTCAATGGGCCGACGAAGCCGGCATCCAGCGCACGGTGCTCTTCGCCGCCTTTCACTCCGACTACGCCGCGGCCAACCGCCACGTGGCCCGGCTGGTGCAGCAGCAGCCCGAGCGGTTCTACGGCTTCGCCTTCGTGCACGCCCAGCGCGACCGGGGCCGGGTGCTGGAGCTGGTGGGCACGGCCGTGCAGCAGTACGGCTTCGTGGGCATCAAGTGCCACCGCTACGACGCGCGCCTGAGCCGCGAAATCTGCGACGTGGCCCGCGCCTTCCGCCTGCCGGTGCTGTATGATGTGGTGGGCGAAATCTCAGCCGTGGAGCTGCTCGGCGAACAGTACCCTGACGTCAATTTCATTATCCCGCACCTGGGCTCGTTTTCCGACGACTGGCGAGCCCAAACCGGCCTCATCGACCAGCTCGTGCGCTTCCCCAACATCTACACCGACACCTCCGGTGTGCGCCGCTTTGACATCCTGCGCCGCGCCCTCGACCGTGCCGGCCCCAGCAAGTTCCTCTTCGGCTCCGATGGCCCCTGGCTGCACCCCGGCGTGGAGCTGAGCAAAATTGCCGCCCTGCACCTGCCTCCCGCTGACGCCCGCCAAGTGCTGTCGGGCAACCTGCTGCGCCTGATCGGCCAAGTACGCCAGCAGCTCGCGCACAAGCCGCGCGTAAGCGTAGCCGCCGAATTGGCCACCGAGTGGCGCGACCCGTGGCTGATTGGGAAATGA
- a CDS encoding dipeptidase, whose amino-acid sequence MQPADFPSGPAWPRRALAQLRQLVAFPSISTDPQYAGAVRACAAWLAGHLRRIGLDGVQVFETPRHPIVYAEKLVGPRKPTLLIYGHYDVQPVEPTAAWTVPPFGAVVHADKLYGRGASDDKGQLFTHVKALELLLASGQPLPLNVKLLLEGEEEIGSPNLGAFVQAHRRRLRADWAVLSDTNMISSAQPSLTYGLRGALAAELTVQGPRAELHSGVFGGAVLNPLQALSELLAALHDADGRVAIPGFYAAVQPATAAERAYLRRHGPPDAQLLREAQVGQGWGEPGYSLYERTTLRPSLSITGLSGGYQGEGVKSVVPPQARAKLSFRLAPGQDPHIVEQQLRNYLRQLTPPQVQATLQAQLHAPPYTVAPDHPAMQAAAQAYTEGFGRAPVLQRSGGTIPVVSLFEEHLGIPTVLMGFGLPDDGKHGPDEFLHLPNFWRGIRTSLAFLRRLGAFQPSPSHASSHEPVLHS is encoded by the coding sequence ATGCAACCTGCTGACTTTCCTTCTGGCCCTGCGTGGCCGCGCCGGGCGCTGGCCCAATTGCGGCAGCTCGTGGCCTTCCCCAGCATCAGCACCGACCCGCAGTATGCCGGGGCCGTGCGGGCCTGCGCGGCGTGGCTGGCCGGGCACCTGCGCCGCATCGGCCTCGACGGGGTGCAGGTGTTCGAGACGCCGCGCCACCCCATCGTGTACGCCGAAAAGCTGGTGGGGCCGCGGAAGCCCACGCTGCTCATCTACGGCCACTACGACGTGCAGCCCGTGGAGCCCACGGCGGCCTGGACGGTGCCGCCCTTCGGGGCCGTGGTGCACGCCGACAAGCTCTACGGCCGCGGCGCCTCCGACGACAAAGGCCAGCTGTTTACCCACGTGAAGGCCCTGGAGCTGCTGCTGGCCAGCGGCCAGCCGCTGCCGCTGAACGTGAAGCTGCTGCTGGAAGGCGAAGAGGAAATCGGCAGCCCCAACCTCGGCGCCTTTGTGCAGGCGCACCGCCGCCGGCTGCGGGCCGACTGGGCCGTGCTGTCGGATACCAACATGATTTCCAGCGCGCAACCTTCGCTCACCTACGGCCTGCGTGGCGCCCTGGCCGCCGAGCTAACCGTGCAGGGGCCGCGGGCCGAGCTGCACTCCGGCGTGTTCGGCGGGGCCGTGCTCAACCCCTTGCAGGCACTCAGCGAGCTGCTGGCTGCCCTGCACGATGCCGACGGCCGGGTGGCTATTCCGGGGTTTTACGCCGCCGTGCAGCCAGCTACCGCCGCCGAGCGAGCCTACCTGCGCCGCCACGGCCCGCCCGATGCCCAGCTGCTGCGCGAAGCCCAGGTAGGGCAGGGCTGGGGCGAGCCGGGCTACAGCCTCTACGAGCGTACCACGCTGCGCCCCTCGCTCAGCATCACCGGCCTGAGCGGCGGCTACCAAGGCGAGGGCGTGAAGTCGGTGGTGCCGCCGCAGGCCCGCGCCAAGCTCAGCTTCCGGCTGGCGCCCGGCCAGGACCCGCACATCGTGGAACAGCAGCTGCGGAATTATCTGCGGCAGCTTACACCGCCCCAGGTGCAAGCCACGCTTCAGGCTCAGCTGCACGCGCCGCCCTATACCGTGGCGCCCGACCACCCGGCCATGCAAGCCGCGGCCCAAGCCTACACCGAAGGCTTCGGGCGGGCGCCGGTGCTCCAGCGCTCCGGCGGCACCATTCCGGTGGTCAGCCTTTTTGAGGAGCATCTGGGTATCCCTACGGTGCTCATGGGCTTCGGCCTGCCCGACGACGGCAAGCACGGCCCCGACGAATTTCTGCACCTGCCCAACTTCTGGCGGGGCATCCGCACCAGTTTGGCCTTTCTGCGCCGGCTCGGGGCGTTTCAACCTTCACCTTCTCACGCGTCTTCCCATGAACCCGTACTCCACTCCTGA
- a CDS encoding aminotransferase class I/II-fold pyridoxal phosphate-dependent enzyme produces MLDFTSAHYLGSPRFAVPAGLPLSTGRPAALQEPGWHRQVAAAVARRQGLETGLLAPSTLHLFWDVLALAPTTAAVFIDQAMYPVGQWGAARAALRGLPVVPFSADNNDLAALGRLLHTYRQQGRTPWLLTDGWRPGADGPAPLARYQDLLRPDPRSVLLIDDTQAFGVVGEKPTVRQPLGRDGGGSLAYLGVRGPHLLCITSLAKGLGVPVAVLTGSRAWVARLARRGATRVHSSPVSNWHAWAAGQALQRDASGAGDAARQQLALRIGEFRRVLHGAGWAAGGGWFPVQKLALPTAAAALGLHCYLEQQGIRGLLLANAQRPAVPQVAFCLRADHSAADVARLTGALLAWAAGAAAWSFTPNAQVPHEADPAASRY; encoded by the coding sequence ATGCTCGACTTCACCTCTGCCCACTACCTCGGCTCGCCGCGCTTCGCTGTGCCGGCCGGTTTGCCGCTGAGCACCGGCCGCCCGGCGGCGTTGCAGGAGCCGGGCTGGCACCGGCAGGTGGCCGCGGCGGTGGCCCGGCGCCAAGGCCTGGAAACCGGCCTGCTGGCTCCCTCCACGCTGCATTTGTTTTGGGACGTGCTGGCGCTGGCCCCGACCACGGCGGCAGTGTTCATTGACCAGGCCATGTACCCGGTGGGACAGTGGGGTGCGGCCCGCGCCGCCTTGCGCGGCCTGCCCGTGGTACCTTTCTCGGCCGACAACAACGACCTGGCTGCCCTGGGCCGCCTCCTGCACACCTACCGCCAGCAAGGCCGCACGCCCTGGCTGCTCACCGACGGCTGGCGCCCCGGCGCCGACGGCCCCGCGCCGCTGGCCCGCTACCAGGACCTGCTGCGCCCCGACCCGCGCAGCGTGCTGCTCATCGACGACACGCAGGCATTTGGGGTGGTGGGGGAGAAGCCCACGGTCCGGCAGCCGCTGGGCCGGGACGGGGGCGGCAGTCTGGCCTATCTGGGCGTGCGTGGCCCCCACCTGCTCTGCATCACCTCCCTGGCTAAAGGACTGGGCGTGCCCGTGGCGGTGCTCACCGGCAGCCGGGCCTGGGTGGCCCGCCTGGCGCGCCGCGGCGCCACGCGCGTGCACAGCAGCCCGGTTTCCAACTGGCACGCCTGGGCCGCTGGCCAAGCTCTTCAGCGCGACGCGTCCGGGGCGGGCGACGCGGCCCGGCAGCAACTGGCCCTGCGCATCGGTGAGTTTCGGCGGGTCCTGCACGGGGCGGGCTGGGCGGCTGGTGGGGGCTGGTTTCCGGTGCAGAAGCTGGCGTTGCCCACGGCCGCGGCGGCGCTGGGGCTGCACTGCTACCTGGAGCAGCAAGGCATCCGGGGCCTGCTGCTGGCCAACGCCCAGCGCCCGGCCGTGCCTCAGGTGGCCTTCTGCCTGCGCGCCGACCACTCGGCCGCCGATGTGGCCCGCCTTACCGGCGCGCTGCTGGCCTGGGCCGCAGGTGCCGCCGCTTGGTCTTTCACTCCCAACGCCCAGGTTCCCCACGAAGCTGACCCGGCCGCTTCCCGCTACTAG
- a CDS encoding TonB-dependent receptor, which translates to MLFFPACPSRRLPHAFVAGLLVFTGAAQAQLRPAPLTGTVRTSAGAAVEYATVTLHRPTDSLALKTEFSDAEGRFQLEPAAAGSYLVSVAQVGYGRAWAGPLEAGAASAPPLVFTLTPSAATQLQGVTVTGQRPQFERLPDRTIVNVEGSPLSAGSTTLDVLGRAPGVRLDGNDNLALRGKQGVLVLLDGKRVPLTGAELATMLQSLPAEQVRSIELITSPPAKYDAQGGAGIIAINLRKDQRLGTNGSLNAAYGRGRYGKFTSGLSLNHRTKSLNLYGSYAYADRQNFLELDFRRAYLQDGRPTRTSVQRNTPRSHLQSHTWRAGADYTLGARTTLGVLVSGLGSRLPSRGDNWAQFYNEHGQLDASFLADNRRLLLTPNVGANVSVRHQFPKDSLGTAELTADVDAARYSLTRTLHLTVTDLLSSLYSPAVLLGDQDGELTIWSAKADYVRPLRHGLRLEAGVKVSQVESDNDVLFERERDGRREVDAGLTNRFRYDENINAAYVILSRTRPGLTVQAGLRGEQTIATGRQEAGQHAALDRSYFQLFPSLSVRRPLSERHELALSLSRRIDRPTYNQLNPFRSYVDPTSYRTGNPVLWPQTSTQVELTHTFRQKLSTALSYTRYARPIVSVYLLDADGLVAATDVNLRAQEHYGLTLTAPLEPAKWWKLYANAELFYIRFQGELAETPPPTARPGAILSLNNSLTLGHGWSADVNGSYNSPERYAYQDLRSFGQLGLGVQKSLGPATLRLNATDLLYTQPLRVTSRYRVLEERFRSAQDTRVVTASLTYRFGSEKVAAARKRATSAEDEKRRAASGLQ; encoded by the coding sequence ATGCTCTTCTTTCCGGCCTGCCCTTCGCGTAGGCTTCCGCACGCTTTTGTAGCTGGATTACTCGTCTTTACTGGTGCCGCGCAGGCTCAGCTGCGGCCCGCCCCGCTCACGGGCACCGTGCGCACCAGCGCCGGCGCTGCCGTGGAGTACGCCACCGTCACGCTGCACCGCCCCACCGATTCGCTGGCCCTGAAAACCGAGTTCAGCGACGCCGAAGGCCGGTTTCAGCTGGAGCCCGCCGCAGCGGGGAGCTACCTGGTGTCGGTGGCGCAGGTGGGCTACGGCCGTGCCTGGGCCGGCCCGCTGGAGGCCGGCGCCGCCTCCGCGCCGCCCTTGGTCTTTACCCTCACGCCCAGCGCCGCCACCCAGCTGCAAGGCGTGACCGTAACCGGCCAGCGCCCCCAGTTTGAGCGCCTGCCCGACCGCACCATCGTGAACGTAGAGGGTAGCCCGCTGAGCGCCGGCAGCACCACCCTCGACGTGCTGGGCCGCGCCCCCGGCGTGCGCCTCGATGGCAACGACAACCTGGCCCTGCGCGGCAAGCAGGGCGTGCTGGTGCTGCTGGACGGCAAGCGCGTGCCCCTCACCGGCGCCGAGCTGGCCACCATGCTCCAGTCGTTGCCGGCCGAGCAGGTGCGCTCCATCGAGCTGATTACCAGTCCGCCGGCCAAGTACGACGCCCAGGGCGGGGCCGGCATCATTGCCATCAACCTGCGCAAAGACCAGCGTCTGGGTACCAACGGCTCCCTGAACGCCGCCTACGGCCGGGGCCGCTACGGCAAGTTCACCTCGGGCCTCAGCCTCAACCACCGCACCAAAAGCCTGAACCTGTACGGCTCCTACGCCTACGCCGACCGCCAAAACTTTTTGGAGCTGGACTTTCGGCGGGCCTACTTGCAGGACGGGCGCCCCACCCGCACCAGCGTGCAGCGCAACACGCCCCGCAGCCACCTTCAGTCGCACACCTGGCGGGCCGGGGCCGACTACACCCTGGGCGCCCGCACCACGCTGGGCGTGCTGGTGAGTGGGCTGGGCAGCCGCCTGCCGTCCAGGGGCGACAACTGGGCGCAGTTCTACAACGAGCACGGCCAGCTGGATGCCTCGTTCCTGGCCGACAACCGCCGCCTGCTGCTCACGCCCAACGTGGGGGCCAACGTGTCGGTGCGCCACCAGTTTCCGAAAGACTCCTTGGGCACTGCCGAGCTGACTGCCGACGTGGACGCGGCCCGCTACAGCCTTACCCGCACCCTGCACCTCACCGTCACGGACCTGCTCAGCTCCTTGTATAGCCCGGCCGTGCTCCTGGGCGACCAGGACGGGGAGCTGACCATCTGGAGCGCCAAAGCCGACTACGTGCGCCCCCTGCGCCACGGCCTGCGCCTGGAAGCCGGCGTGAAGGTCAGCCAGGTGGAGTCCGACAACGACGTGCTGTTTGAGCGGGAGCGGGACGGCCGCCGCGAGGTAGACGCGGGCTTGACCAACCGCTTCCGCTACGACGAAAACATCAACGCGGCCTACGTCATTCTGAGCCGCACCCGCCCCGGCCTCACCGTGCAGGCCGGCCTGCGCGGGGAGCAAACCATTGCCACCGGCCGCCAGGAAGCCGGCCAGCACGCCGCCCTCGACCGGAGCTACTTTCAGCTGTTTCCGAGCCTGAGTGTGCGGCGGCCCCTGTCGGAGCGGCACGAGCTGGCCCTGTCCCTGAGCCGCCGCATCGACCGGCCCACCTACAACCAGCTCAACCCCTTCCGCTCCTACGTAGACCCCACCTCCTACCGCACCGGCAACCCCGTGCTCTGGCCCCAGACCAGCACTCAGGTGGAGCTAACTCATACGTTTCGGCAGAAGCTGAGCACGGCCCTGAGTTACACCCGCTACGCCCGCCCCATCGTGAGCGTGTACCTGCTGGACGCCGACGGCCTGGTGGCCGCCACCGACGTGAACCTGCGCGCCCAGGAGCACTACGGCCTTACCCTGACCGCCCCGCTGGAACCCGCCAAGTGGTGGAAGCTGTACGCCAACGCCGAGCTGTTCTACATTCGGTTTCAGGGCGAGCTAGCCGAAACCCCGCCTCCCACCGCCCGGCCTGGTGCCATCCTGAGCCTGAACAACTCCCTGACCCTGGGCCACGGCTGGAGCGCCGACGTGAACGGCTCCTACAACTCGCCGGAACGCTACGCCTACCAGGACCTCCGCTCGTTTGGGCAGCTGGGCCTGGGCGTGCAGAAAAGCCTGGGCCCCGCCACCCTGCGCCTCAACGCCACCGACCTGCTCTACACCCAGCCCCTGCGTGTAACGTCGCGCTACCGGGTGCTAGAGGAGCGGTTCCGCTCAGCCCAGGACACGCGCGTGGTAACGGCCTCGCTCACCTACCGCTTCGGCAGCGAGAAAGTGGCCGCTGCCCGCAAGCGCGCCACCAGTGCCGAAGACGAAAAGCGCCGGGCTGCTTCGGGGTTGCAGTAA
- a CDS encoding isochorismatase family cysteine hydrolase, translating into MNSTTTAVVLIEFQNDFTTPGGCLHEAVRSVMQQTNMLAHTEELVRQARTYGALIVHVPISFTENFRELRPRPYGILKSVVDSNAFRQGSWGADIVDVLRPQRQDIIIEGKRGLDGFVSTNLDFILRQRGITHVALAGFLTNCCVESTMRTAYELGYYVCTLTDCTATVSEEQRLACEKNFPMFSQPLTHTEFLEQLMAPAEPVGVGRGYYG; encoded by the coding sequence ATGAATTCAACCACTACTGCCGTCGTCCTCATCGAGTTTCAGAACGACTTTACGACCCCCGGTGGCTGCTTGCACGAGGCCGTGCGCAGTGTGATGCAGCAAACCAACATGCTGGCTCACACCGAGGAGCTGGTGCGCCAAGCCCGCACCTATGGCGCCCTCATTGTGCACGTGCCTATTTCCTTCACCGAAAACTTCCGGGAGCTGCGCCCGCGCCCCTACGGCATTTTGAAAAGCGTCGTCGACAGCAACGCCTTCCGGCAGGGCTCCTGGGGCGCCGACATTGTGGACGTGCTGCGGCCCCAGCGCCAAGACATCATTATCGAAGGCAAGCGCGGCCTCGACGGCTTCGTGAGCACCAACCTGGACTTCATTTTGCGCCAGCGCGGCATCACCCACGTGGCCCTGGCCGGCTTCCTCACCAACTGCTGCGTCGAGTCCACGATGCGCACGGCCTACGAGCTGGGCTACTATGTGTGCACCCTCACCGACTGCACCGCCACTGTGAGTGAAGAACAGCGCCTGGCCTGCGAAAAGAACTTCCCCATGTTCTCGCAGCCGCTCACCCACACCGAGTTTCTGGAGCAGCTCATGGCCCCGGCCGAGCCCGTCGGCGTGGGGCGCGGGTACTATGGGTAA
- a CDS encoding TonB-dependent receptor plug domain-containing protein, with the protein MLFFPRFLLLSSLLAAASVAQAQTPEPPQATQQASIAQRPDSAKAKAIRITCASTRTPKTEPLCVVNGVPASSFEDIKNLNPNDITEIVVVKGAEATALYGTRGANGVILITTSKAYRKAQKKAGH; encoded by the coding sequence ATGCTGTTTTTCCCACGATTCCTCCTACTTAGCAGCTTGCTTGCAGCCGCATCCGTGGCGCAGGCCCAAACGCCCGAGCCACCCCAAGCAACCCAGCAAGCCAGCATTGCCCAGCGTCCCGACTCAGCAAAAGCTAAAGCTATCCGAATCACGTGCGCCAGCACCCGCACACCCAAAACCGAACCCCTCTGTGTTGTAAATGGCGTGCCGGCATCTTCTTTTGAGGACATCAAAAACCTCAATCCCAATGACATTACGGAAATCGTAGTTGTGAAGGGTGCAGAAGCTACTGCCCTCTATGGTACCCGCGGCGCCAACGGCGTTATCCTTATCACCACTTCCAAGGCCTACCGCAAGGCACAAAAAAAGGCCGGTCACTGA
- a CDS encoding T9SS response regulator signal transducer PorX, whose protein sequence is MQYSILWADDEIDLLKPHILFLKEKGYDVTGVNSGADAIEQIQEQTYDIVFLDENMPGLTGLETLTEIKAARPTVPVVMITKSEEEHIMEEAIGSKIADYLIKPVNPSQILLSVKKVLDNKRLVSEKTNSGYQRDFRQLGMQLSDRLSAQEWAEVYKKLVYWELEINETEGKSMADVFNMQKDEANTYFGRFITENYEDWVNGDDKEAPLMSHQLFQQRVFPLLKDTGDTPVYFLLIDNLRYDQWKVLEPIIAELFTVDNEETYYSILPTTTAYARNAIFSGMMPGDIQKKYPNLWVWDDDDEGKNMHEAEFMEIMFQKAGQKHKYSYNKVTNLQAGKDLLGKMANLHNNYKLNVIVYNFVDMLSHARTDMAMIRELAADESAYRSITRSWFLHSPLYEMLQQIAERKGKLIITTDHGTIRVKRPYKIVGDRNTNTNLRYKHGKNLGFDDSKDVYTVRKPERIFLPRENVSTAYVFTVGDYFFAYPNNYNYYVNYYKDTFQHGGISLEECIIPYVTLSPRG, encoded by the coding sequence ATGCAATACTCCATCCTCTGGGCCGACGATGAAATCGACCTGCTCAAACCGCACATTCTCTTTCTCAAGGAAAAAGGCTACGACGTAACCGGCGTGAATTCCGGCGCCGACGCCATCGAGCAAATTCAGGAGCAGACCTACGACATCGTGTTTCTGGACGAGAATATGCCCGGCCTTACGGGCCTGGAAACCCTCACCGAAATCAAGGCCGCCCGCCCCACCGTGCCGGTGGTGATGATTACCAAGAGCGAGGAAGAGCACATCATGGAGGAGGCCATCGGCTCCAAGATTGCCGACTACCTCATCAAGCCCGTCAACCCCAGCCAGATTCTGCTGTCGGTGAAGAAGGTGCTCGACAACAAGCGCCTGGTGAGCGAAAAAACCAACTCCGGCTACCAGCGCGACTTCCGCCAGCTGGGCATGCAGCTCTCCGACCGGCTCTCGGCCCAGGAGTGGGCCGAGGTATACAAAAAGTTGGTATACTGGGAGTTGGAAATCAACGAAACCGAGGGCAAGAGCATGGCCGACGTCTTCAACATGCAGAAGGACGAGGCCAATACCTACTTCGGGCGCTTCATCACCGAGAACTACGAGGACTGGGTGAACGGCGACGACAAGGAGGCCCCGCTGATGTCGCACCAGCTGTTTCAGCAGCGGGTGTTTCCGCTGCTCAAGGACACCGGCGACACGCCCGTCTATTTCCTGCTCATTGACAACCTGCGCTACGACCAATGGAAGGTGCTGGAACCCATTATTGCCGAGTTATTTACGGTGGATAATGAGGAAACCTACTACAGTATCCTGCCCACCACCACGGCCTACGCCCGCAACGCCATCTTCTCGGGCATGATGCCCGGCGACATTCAGAAGAAGTATCCCAACCTGTGGGTGTGGGACGACGACGACGAAGGCAAGAACATGCACGAGGCCGAGTTCATGGAAATCATGTTCCAGAAGGCCGGCCAGAAGCACAAGTACTCCTACAACAAGGTCACGAACCTGCAAGCCGGCAAGGACCTGCTGGGCAAAATGGCCAACCTGCACAACAACTACAAGCTGAACGTCATCGTCTACAACTTCGTAGACATGCTCAGCCACGCCCGCACCGACATGGCCATGATTCGGGAGCTGGCCGCCGATGAGTCGGCCTACCGCAGCATCACGCGCAGCTGGTTCCTGCACTCGCCGCTCTACGAGATGCTCCAGCAGATTGCCGAGCGCAAAGGCAAGCTTATCATCACCACCGACCACGGCACCATCCGCGTAAAGCGCCCCTACAAAATCGTGGGCGACCGGAACACGAACACCAACCTGCGCTACAAGCACGGCAAAAACCTGGGCTTCGACGACAGCAAGGATGTGTACACCGTGCGCAAGCCGGAGCGCATCTTCCTGCCCCGCGAAAACGTGAGCACCGCCTATGTATTTACGGTGGGCGACTATTTCTTCGCCTATCCCAACAACTACAACTACTACGTGAACTACTACAAGGACACGTTCCAGCACGGCGGCATCTCCCTGGAGGAGTGCATCATCCCGTACGTGACGTTGAGCCCGCGGGGGTAA
- a CDS encoding four helix bundle protein, with protein MFDFRKLRIWQHGQEVTVAVYQLTRHFPKDELFGLTSQLRRSAGSVPHNIAEGCGRLSKPDLLRFLTIAMGSASELESQLLLAQALGYSSTEAIEALLSDVVRLRKMLAAYYQKVKGSQGAE; from the coding sequence ATGTTTGACTTTCGAAAACTACGCATTTGGCAACATGGTCAAGAGGTAACAGTAGCTGTTTACCAGCTAACGCGGCATTTTCCTAAGGATGAGTTATTTGGTTTAACCAGCCAGCTGCGCCGTTCGGCGGGCTCGGTACCACACAATATTGCTGAAGGCTGCGGTCGACTGTCGAAGCCGGACTTGTTGCGCTTTCTTACCATTGCTATGGGGTCCGCTAGCGAGTTAGAATCTCAACTTCTGCTAGCACAAGCGTTGGGATATTCTTCAACGGAAGCCATAGAAGCCTTATTGTCTGATGTTGTACGACTGCGTAAAATGTTAGCTGCCTACTATCAAAAAGTCAAAGGCAGTCAGGGTGCGGAGTAA
- a CDS encoding HD domain-containing protein: protein MNKKKIFNDPVYGFVTIPTELLFDLIEHTYFQRLRRIQQLGLTSFVYPGALHTRFHHALGAMHLMTLALRTLKDKGVKISAREGEAAMAAILLHDIGHGPLSHALERSIFHDVHHEQLSLHLMRKLNAQFGGALDLAIEIFQGTYSRPFFHQLVSSQLDMDRLDYLNRDSFYTGVQEGRPGADRLIKMLTVVNERLVLEEKAVYSIENFLVSRRLMYWQVYLHKTVTSAEQMVIRIMQRARDLVRAGHTVPASPALHFFLSRNVTQQEFEQDDQILRRFTRLDDTDVWGAVKLWADHPDKVLNYLAQSMLDRHLFKITVQQEAFDQEFQLGIVDLIADHFRLPPADAAQLMIAGRISNNAYDADGQDTIDVLTKRGRVVNVAEASDLPNIRALSQRVEKHYICYPKEIL, encoded by the coding sequence ATGAACAAAAAGAAAATCTTCAACGACCCGGTGTATGGCTTCGTGACCATCCCGACGGAGTTGTTGTTTGACCTCATAGAGCACACCTATTTTCAGCGGCTGCGGCGGATTCAGCAGTTGGGGCTTACCTCTTTCGTGTATCCGGGGGCCTTGCACACGCGCTTTCACCACGCCCTGGGCGCCATGCACCTGATGACGCTGGCCCTGCGCACGCTCAAAGACAAGGGCGTGAAGATTTCGGCCCGGGAGGGCGAAGCGGCCATGGCGGCCATCTTGCTCCACGACATCGGGCACGGGCCCCTCTCCCACGCCCTGGAGCGCAGCATCTTCCACGACGTGCACCATGAGCAGCTGAGCCTCCACCTCATGCGCAAGCTCAACGCCCAGTTTGGCGGCGCCCTGGACCTGGCCATCGAAATCTTCCAGGGCACCTACTCCCGGCCGTTTTTTCACCAGCTGGTCAGCTCCCAGCTCGACATGGACCGGCTCGATTACCTCAACCGGGACTCGTTTTACACCGGCGTGCAGGAAGGCCGCCCCGGCGCCGACCGCCTCATCAAGATGCTCACGGTGGTGAATGAGCGACTGGTGCTGGAGGAAAAGGCCGTGTACAGCATCGAGAACTTCCTGGTGAGCCGACGGCTGATGTACTGGCAGGTGTATTTGCACAAAACCGTGACGTCGGCCGAGCAGATGGTGATTCGCATCATGCAGCGGGCCCGCGACCTGGTGCGCGCCGGCCACACGGTGCCGGCCTCGCCGGCTCTGCACTTTTTTCTGTCGCGCAACGTCACGCAGCAGGAGTTTGAGCAGGATGACCAGATTCTGCGCCGCTTCACCCGCCTCGATGATACCGACGTGTGGGGCGCCGTCAAGCTCTGGGCCGACCACCCCGACAAAGTGCTCAATTACCTGGCCCAGAGCATGCTCGACCGGCATCTGTTCAAGATTACCGTGCAGCAGGAGGCCTTCGACCAGGAGTTTCAGCTGGGCATCGTGGACCTGATTGCCGACCATTTCCGGCTGCCGCCTGCCGACGCGGCCCAGCTCATGATTGCCGGCCGCATCAGCAACAACGCCTACGACGCCGACGGCCAGGACACCATCGACGTGCTGACCAAGCGCGGCCGGGTGGTGAACGTAGCCGAAGCCTCCGACCTGCCCAACATCCGGGCCCTGAGCCAGCGCGTGGAAAAGCACTACATCTGCTACCCGAAAGAGATTTTGTAG